In the genome of Cyanobacteria bacterium FACHB-DQ100, one region contains:
- a CDS encoding glycosyltransferase family 61 protein: MQNSKLSSNFNTIVRTLITNIPKLLPKLKRKLSEWSLGWFFSLLYAPSEVASIDQLDRVEVKHVHSELIEQPYAVYTITKGKLFTDRHVYIAVSCDRFLVPGASWQWKDGIILPPEQNPVLSKGTPRSISRFRKSVLSLLTGGSGNYNYYHWLYDVLPRIKLCESVLDIDEVDYLLVPDLRYRFQAETLNLLSLKNNLISSAKVQHLCAEQLIVTDHPNPNFANPPLWIINWLRETFLPKANLDLKFNQRVYIERGDSVNGRRLLNENQVFAFLEQQGFSRYRLSDLSVLEQICLFHQAEIIVGVHGAGFTNLTFCRSNTKVIELFSQEYTPKVYEQIAKHNHLVYTSLVTGDIEASESPLTANFSISLASLREHLQRVMCESRS; this comes from the coding sequence ATGCAAAATTCCAAGCTCTCTAGTAACTTCAATACGATCGTGAGAACCTTAATTACCAATATTCCTAAACTTCTGCCTAAGCTCAAAAGAAAGCTTTCTGAGTGGTCACTGGGTTGGTTCTTTTCGTTGTTGTATGCACCCAGTGAGGTTGCATCAATAGATCAGCTCGATCGAGTTGAGGTGAAGCATGTTCATTCAGAATTGATAGAGCAACCTTATGCAGTCTATACCATTACAAAAGGTAAGCTGTTTACCGATCGTCATGTATATATTGCAGTATCGTGCGATCGATTCCTAGTTCCCGGTGCATCCTGGCAATGGAAAGACGGCATCATCTTGCCGCCTGAGCAAAATCCTGTATTGAGCAAAGGAACACCGCGATCGATCAGTCGCTTTCGTAAAAGTGTACTCTCGCTGCTAACAGGTGGCTCTGGCAATTACAACTATTATCATTGGCTCTATGACGTTCTTCCGCGAATTAAGCTCTGTGAATCTGTGCTAGATATCGATGAGGTGGACTATCTTTTAGTTCCAGATCTTCGCTACCGTTTTCAAGCTGAAACGCTAAATTTGCTGAGTCTCAAAAACAACTTGATTTCTAGTGCTAAAGTTCAACATCTCTGTGCTGAGCAGCTTATTGTTACCGATCATCCCAATCCAAACTTCGCCAATCCGCCGTTGTGGATTATTAACTGGCTCAGAGAAACATTCTTACCAAAAGCAAACTTAGACCTGAAATTTAATCAGCGTGTTTACATTGAGCGCGGAGACTCTGTGAATGGACGACGTTTACTCAATGAAAATCAGGTGTTCGCATTTCTAGAGCAGCAAGGCTTTTCACGCTATCGTTTATCAGATTTGTCTGTCCTGGAACAAATTTGCTTATTTCATCAGGCTGAGATCATTGTTGGCGTACATGGTGCAGGCTTTACCAACCTCACTTTTTGTCGATCGAACACAAAAGTAATCGAGCTTTTTAGCCAAGAGTACACTCCAAAAGTGTACGAACAGATCGCAAAGCATAATCATCTCGTTTATACGTCATTAGTTACCGGCGATATAGAAGCAAGTGAATCTCCCCTTACGGCTAACTTCTCTATATCTTTGGCATCACTTCGGGAACACTTACAACGAGTGATGTGCGAGTCAAGGAGCTAA
- a CDS encoding SLBB domain-containing protein — translation MSFTRFYQFCSVAGLVLLAGNLDAGFVYSAEPSVATPSIAALIDESYTLGAGDLVQLDIFDAPEYSGQNARYQVLIDGSLNLPLVGSVPVKGLTLNQAGKQITQKYLRFFRRPLTTVTLVTPRPLSITLTGEVNRPGSYPIPLTPATPTATLSFPTLTSALKLAGGITQAADIKNIQIQRISGNNRQTLTANLGKFLQLGDRTQDVTLRDGDSIVIPTATKIDLTESAQLANSTFAADREPITIAVVGEVFRPGAYVVAGNIRTGAAGVPGATNQATIEPFPTVTRAIQSAGGIKPQADIRRIQIRRLARNGTEQTFEINLLKLLKEGDLRQDAILQTGDTIAIPTATQLTPAEAAEIASSSFSPDTIRVNVVGEVKQPGTVQIPPNTSLNQALLAAGGFDQRRAKTRAVDLIRLNPDGTISRRAIAIDLSQGINDRTNPAMQNNDIIVVGRSGMTRIGDGINSVLAPVGNIFSVFNILKLFGL, via the coding sequence ATGTCTTTTACTCGGTTCTATCAATTCTGCTCTGTGGCAGGCTTGGTTCTACTTGCAGGCAACCTTGATGCAGGATTCGTCTACAGCGCCGAACCTTCTGTTGCGACTCCTTCCATTGCTGCTTTGATCGATGAATCCTACACCTTAGGAGCCGGGGACTTGGTACAACTTGATATCTTCGATGCTCCCGAATACAGCGGTCAAAACGCCCGTTATCAAGTTCTAATTGATGGGAGCCTCAATCTTCCCCTCGTTGGTAGCGTTCCCGTTAAAGGACTCACCCTGAATCAAGCAGGCAAACAAATTACTCAGAAATACTTGCGCTTCTTTCGTCGTCCCTTGACGACTGTTACTCTGGTTACCCCCCGCCCGCTTAGCATTACCCTCACCGGAGAAGTCAATCGCCCCGGTTCTTACCCAATTCCTCTTACGCCTGCGACTCCCACTGCTACGCTTTCTTTTCCGACTTTAACCAGTGCACTCAAACTCGCAGGCGGTATCACTCAGGCAGCCGATATCAAAAATATTCAAATCCAAAGGATCAGCGGCAACAATCGCCAAACTCTGACCGCGAACTTAGGAAAATTTTTGCAATTGGGCGATCGTACTCAGGACGTAACCCTCCGAGATGGAGATTCGATTGTGATCCCGACAGCCACCAAAATTGACTTAACCGAATCCGCCCAGCTTGCTAATTCAACCTTTGCAGCCGATCGCGAACCGATTACGATCGCAGTGGTTGGCGAAGTGTTTCGACCTGGCGCTTATGTCGTAGCTGGGAATATCCGCACGGGAGCCGCAGGAGTTCCCGGTGCGACGAATCAAGCGACGATCGAGCCATTTCCGACCGTGACTCGCGCCATTCAGAGTGCAGGCGGTATCAAACCCCAAGCGGACATCCGCCGCATCCAAATCCGCCGCTTAGCCCGTAACGGAACAGAGCAGACCTTTGAAATTAACTTGCTGAAGTTATTAAAAGAGGGAGATCTGCGCCAAGATGCCATTTTACAAACAGGAGACACGATCGCAATTCCAACTGCGACTCAACTCACTCCTGCTGAAGCGGCTGAGATTGCAAGTTCTAGCTTTTCACCGGATACGATTCGCGTCAATGTGGTGGGTGAAGTGAAACAGCCTGGAACCGTGCAAATTCCGCCCAACACTTCGCTGAATCAAGCATTGCTGGCGGCTGGTGGTTTTGATCAACGCCGCGCCAAAACAAGAGCGGTCGATCTGATTCGATTGAATCCCGACGGAACGATCTCACGTCGTGCGATCGCGATCGACTTGTCCCAGGGAATTAACGATCGCACCAATCCCGCGATGCAGAACAACGATATTATCGTCGTCGGTAGATCGGGGATGACCAGAATCGGAGATGGGATTAATTCAGTGTTAGCCCCAGTCGGCAATATTTTCTCAGTCTTCAACATTCTGAAGCTTTTTGGGCTGTGA